In a single window of the uncultured Dysgonomonas sp. genome:
- a CDS encoding HAD family phosphatase → MSKKIKNILFDFGGVIVSLHKQTALDRFTALGFPNINEYLGEFRQKGIFLEYEEGKINREDFVTEFRKLSNNPNVTAEQIDNAWLGFLADIPDYKYELLKELRKKYKVYLLSNTNPSVMGWAMTHEFSPEGLPINAFFDKCYLSYEIGHAKPDREIFDFIIADSNMDPAETLFFDDGKANVEIGEKLGFQTYLTDQNEDLRKVFTDRGLL, encoded by the coding sequence ATGAGCAAAAAGATTAAGAACATTCTGTTCGACTTTGGCGGTGTGATAGTAAGCCTGCACAAACAAACTGCATTAGATCGTTTTACAGCACTGGGATTTCCTAATATCAACGAATATCTGGGAGAATTTCGTCAAAAAGGGATTTTCCTCGAATATGAAGAGGGTAAGATAAACCGCGAAGATTTTGTTACCGAATTTCGCAAATTATCAAATAATCCGAATGTAACAGCAGAACAGATAGACAATGCATGGTTAGGTTTCCTGGCCGATATCCCTGATTATAAATACGAGTTGCTGAAAGAACTCCGTAAAAAATATAAAGTTTATCTACTCAGCAATACCAATCCTTCAGTAATGGGATGGGCCATGACACATGAGTTTTCTCCGGAAGGGTTACCTATTAATGCTTTTTTTGACAAGTGCTATTTATCTTATGAGATAGGGCATGCCAAACCGGATCGGGAAATTTTCGATTTCATTATAGCCGATTCGAACATGGATCCGGCCGAAACCCTGTTCTTCGATGACGGAAAAGCAAATGTAGAGATTGGTGAGAAGCTGGGATTCCAGACTTACCTGACCGATCAGAATGAAGACCTGCGAAAAGTATTTACAGATAGGGGATTACTATAA
- the ribF gene encoding riboflavin biosynthesis protein RibF produces the protein MLLIDREHKLQHAPLVATIGFFDGVHTGHRFLIDQVKEEAAKRELPSAVITFPVHPRKVLQKDYQPALLCGFDEKTERLASTGVDYCICLDFTTEISQLSAREFMKDILKDKLSVNTLVIGYDHRFGHNREDGFADYKRYGSEIGIDVIEARELPGEEHVSSSRIRKLLVEGYIRKAAKLLSYNYTISGKIVEGFKVGRTIGFPTANIQVWETYKVIPAFGVYAVYVHVEGQRYDGMLYIGKRPTLHNGDNISIEVNLFNFDGDLYNKELTAEFIDFVRPDEKFIDIDTLKKQIGNDKDTVISVIENYKRFNS, from the coding sequence ATGTTGCTTATAGACAGAGAACATAAACTTCAACATGCGCCACTAGTAGCTACAATAGGCTTTTTCGATGGCGTACACACCGGCCACCGCTTCCTGATAGACCAGGTGAAAGAAGAGGCCGCTAAGCGTGAACTACCATCTGCCGTCATTACATTTCCGGTACATCCGCGAAAAGTCTTGCAAAAAGATTACCAACCTGCTTTGCTTTGCGGATTTGATGAAAAAACAGAACGCCTGGCTTCTACCGGAGTTGATTATTGCATATGCCTCGATTTTACAACGGAGATTTCCCAACTATCAGCCAGAGAGTTTATGAAAGATATACTAAAAGATAAACTTTCGGTAAACACGTTAGTTATCGGATACGATCATCGCTTCGGACATAACAGGGAAGATGGTTTTGCAGACTATAAACGCTACGGTAGCGAAATTGGGATCGACGTTATTGAAGCCCGGGAACTTCCAGGAGAAGAACATGTCAGTTCGTCCCGTATCCGTAAATTACTAGTTGAAGGATATATCCGCAAGGCCGCTAAATTGCTCTCATACAACTATACTATCTCGGGAAAGATAGTGGAAGGTTTCAAAGTGGGACGGACAATCGGCTTTCCTACGGCAAACATACAGGTATGGGAAACATATAAAGTAATCCCGGCTTTTGGGGTATATGCAGTGTATGTGCATGTAGAGGGACAAAGGTATGATGGCATGCTATATATAGGCAAGCGCCCTACTCTCCACAACGGAGATAATATAAGCATAGAGGTGAATCTGTTCAACTTCGACGGAGACCTGTACAATAAGGAATTAACAGCCGAATTTATCGATTTTGTACGTCCTGACGAAAAGTTCATCGACATAGATACGTTAAAGAAACAAATAGGAAATGATAAGGATACAGTAATCAGTGTTATTGAAAATTACAAGAGGTTCAATTCCTGA
- a CDS encoding RNA-binding protein, which translates to MNIFIAGLSYSINDNDLKDLFSEYGEITSAKVIMDKATGRSKGYGFVELADNAAGQKAIEELNGAEYDGRTISVSEARPRTEGDRPRRSYDNNRGGGNNGGYRRREY; encoded by the coding sequence ATGAACATTTTTATCGCAGGGTTGAGCTACAGCATCAACGACAATGATTTGAAGGATCTATTCAGTGAATACGGAGAAATCACTTCAGCAAAAGTTATTATGGACAAAGCTACTGGCCGTTCTAAAGGTTACGGTTTTGTTGAATTAGCTGACAATGCAGCTGGCCAAAAAGCTATTGAAGAACTGAATGGTGCTGAATATGACGGAAGAACTATTTCCGTTTCTGAAGCTCGTCCTCGCACAGAAGGTGACCGTCCTCGCAGAAGTTATGACAATAACAGAGGTGGTGGCAACAATGGTGGATACAGAAGACGTGAATATTAA